A single window of Granulicella mallensis MP5ACTX8 DNA harbors:
- a CDS encoding anti-phage dCTP deaminase codes for MPESNERLKNAELVFGLVAPIGTDAYMVAENLTSQLREFGYKPTIVRLSDFIEPFSKMLNVVCNLVDSPEHQRILTRIDAANEVYRKFNSRATDEEKNAMLALAAVNQIASARKKKAPGEALLNEAHILVTLKRSEEVAYLRSVYGHGFHLIGVFAPEEERVKHLHRHKNMTVDEAKELVHTDAHDHQDGGQRTREAFHLSDVFLDVGGNGDDWKRQLGRFLDVLFSHPYKTPTRDEQAMFMAYSASLRSAQFGRQVGAAITSQDGDILSVGCNEVPKAGGGQYWERDEGDERDHLKGLDSNDERKNLILDEIMRALPDDVGKDPRIRGAVKKTSLFSITEFGRAVHAEMEAILSCARKGISTVGRTLYTTTFPCHNCARHIIGAGISKVVYIEPYPKSKAKELHADAIQLGESARSRSNPYAVPFVPFVGISPSKYSALFTTKPVYSQEVDRKLHNGHAINWQRSRTQLRSSMVSISYVERETRAIARLKRSFEQLPLDLAESNNEGKNDS; via the coding sequence ATGCCTGAAAGCAATGAACGCCTGAAAAACGCAGAACTAGTTTTTGGTTTGGTCGCGCCCATTGGCACAGATGCCTACATGGTTGCGGAGAATCTTACTTCGCAGCTTCGGGAGTTTGGATATAAACCCACTATCGTTCGATTGAGCGATTTTATCGAGCCCTTTAGTAAGATGCTCAACGTAGTTTGCAATCTTGTCGATTCGCCCGAACACCAGCGGATACTAACTCGAATCGACGCAGCCAATGAGGTATACAGAAAATTCAACAGTAGAGCGACAGATGAAGAGAAGAACGCGATGCTGGCATTGGCGGCGGTTAACCAAATTGCGTCTGCGCGGAAGAAAAAGGCTCCTGGGGAAGCGCTTCTTAACGAAGCGCATATCCTAGTTACCCTGAAGAGATCTGAAGAAGTAGCATATCTCCGTTCAGTGTATGGACACGGATTCCATTTGATCGGGGTGTTCGCTCCAGAAGAAGAGAGAGTAAAGCATCTTCATCGCCATAAAAATATGACAGTTGATGAAGCGAAAGAACTCGTCCATACGGACGCCCATGATCATCAAGATGGTGGACAGCGTACACGGGAAGCCTTCCACTTGTCAGACGTGTTTCTCGACGTTGGTGGAAACGGCGATGATTGGAAACGTCAACTTGGTCGATTTCTTGATGTTCTTTTTTCTCATCCATACAAGACCCCGACCCGCGATGAGCAGGCTATGTTCATGGCGTATTCTGCCTCACTTCGCTCTGCACAATTCGGGCGACAAGTTGGCGCGGCGATCACCTCTCAAGATGGAGATATTTTATCGGTTGGGTGTAACGAGGTCCCGAAGGCTGGCGGGGGCCAATACTGGGAAAGAGATGAGGGAGACGAGAGAGATCACCTCAAGGGCCTCGACTCGAACGATGAACGGAAAAATCTCATTCTCGATGAAATCATGCGAGCTCTTCCTGATGATGTTGGGAAGGATCCAAGAATCCGAGGAGCGGTAAAGAAAACATCGCTCTTCTCTATTACGGAGTTCGGACGCGCGGTCCATGCAGAGATGGAGGCTATTTTGTCTTGTGCCCGAAAGGGCATTTCGACTGTTGGAAGAACCCTTTACACGACAACTTTCCCTTGCCATAACTGTGCTCGTCACATCATCGGAGCGGGTATCTCAAAGGTTGTTTATATTGAACCGTATCCGAAAAGCAAAGCGAAAGAGCTGCATGCTGATGCGATTCAGCTTGGTGAGTCCGCTAGAAGTCGTAGCAATCCGTATGCCGTTCCCTTCGTGCCTTTTGTTGGCATCAGTCCGAGTAAATATTCTGCGTTGTTCACGACCAAACCGGTATACAGTCAAGAAGTGGACCGGAAGCTGCATAATGGCCACGCGATCAATTGGCAGAGGTCCAGAACGCAACTTCGTTCTTCGATGGTGTCAATTTCGTATGTAGAGAGAGAAACAAGAGCGATCGCTCGTTTAAAGAGATCGTTTGAGCAACTTCCTCTAGATCTAGCAGAATCGAACAATGAAGGAAAGAATGATAGCTGA
- a CDS encoding vitamin B12-dependent ribonucleotide reductase, with the protein MAKTITAATPVQNGKQAAMASTRTSSARGLEFSRHFTKPGISPFDELTWELRDAVIQDYKGKLIFEQKNVDVPSDWSMTATNIVASKYLHGRIGTPERETGVRALITRVSESIRDWGLRDGYFASEEDASIFFDELAHLLLNQKAAFNSPVWFNVGCDRLEPNSDAQNWHWDATQGEVAFSVTGYTRPQCSACFINSVNDSLDSILTLAKTEGMLFKWGSGAGSNLSAIRGSMETLSGGGTASGPLSFMRGFDAFAGVIKSGGKTRRAAKMVILNVDHPDVEDFIQCKVKEERKAWSLMQAGYDGSGPDSEAFTSIFFQNANNSVRVTDEFMQAVENDGMFTTRTVKDKQPVKEIRARDLMHQIAEATWQCGDPGMQYDTTINRWHTSKNTARINASNPCSEYMFLDDSACNLASFNLLKFLTPGGQFDIPSYRHAVAVLTTAMEIIVDAAGYPTEQIAKNSHDYRPLGLGYANLGALLMDRGLPYDSDAGRAYAATLTAILCGDAYAQSARIAGDCPPLGAATPLTQQTGVQGGACPGFYVNREPFLDVIRMHRAEVNNIDKSLKSSKEPFVAPQLEELKAASQNAWDTALALGEKHGYRNSQVTVLAPTGTIGFMMDCDTTGIEPDLALVKYKKLVGGGMIKIVNNTVPGALFKLGYKESEVEGIVNYIDATGTIEGAPSLKPEHLAVFDCSFKPAKGTRTIAWTGHVKMMSATQPFLSGAISKTVNLPNDCSVDDIAEAYTEAWRLGLKAVAIYRDNSKGTQPLNVAAQTDADKKGTSVDSTKVNEEVTISAAALAASQAETATVKQQVAALEAKLTALLLSSTQNADALDAQAPPRAMRHRLPAERASITHKFSLSGHEGYVTVGLYPNGVPGEIFIRMAKEGSTISGLMDSFATAISMCLQHGVPLKLLCEKFAHTRFEPSGWTGNEQIGYAKSIMDYLFRWMQLRFLSGTQLDLFAGLKPASDAVLSTGAPQTPVFASAHASESAEPAQHTMLGEAFERNDRTPPQQGIAPDLTANSGLTAEGAGPGILATADRGVYHAAEAMKDLYDMGDAPSCGTCGSIMTRNGSCYRCMECGSTSGCS; encoded by the coding sequence ATGGCCAAAACAATCACCGCCGCCACCCCCGTCCAGAATGGCAAACAAGCCGCGATGGCATCTACACGCACGTCCAGCGCACGCGGTCTGGAATTTAGTCGCCATTTCACCAAACCCGGGATCTCGCCCTTCGATGAGCTCACCTGGGAGCTTCGCGACGCCGTCATTCAGGACTACAAGGGCAAGCTCATCTTCGAGCAGAAGAACGTCGACGTGCCCAGCGACTGGTCGATGACCGCGACCAACATCGTCGCCAGCAAGTACCTGCACGGCCGGATCGGCACGCCGGAGCGCGAGACCGGCGTCCGCGCCCTGATCACCCGTGTCTCCGAGAGCATCCGCGACTGGGGTCTGCGCGATGGCTACTTTGCCTCTGAGGAAGATGCCAGCATCTTCTTCGACGAACTCGCTCACCTGCTGCTCAACCAGAAGGCGGCATTTAACTCGCCCGTCTGGTTCAACGTCGGCTGCGACCGCCTCGAGCCGAACTCCGACGCGCAGAACTGGCACTGGGACGCGACGCAGGGCGAGGTTGCCTTCTCCGTCACCGGCTACACGCGCCCGCAGTGCTCGGCGTGCTTCATCAACTCGGTGAACGACTCCCTCGATAGCATCCTGACCCTGGCCAAGACCGAGGGCATGCTCTTCAAGTGGGGCTCGGGCGCAGGCTCGAACCTCTCGGCGATCCGTGGCTCCATGGAGACTCTCTCGGGCGGCGGCACGGCCTCCGGCCCGCTCAGCTTCATGCGCGGCTTCGACGCCTTCGCCGGCGTCATCAAGAGCGGCGGCAAGACCCGCCGTGCGGCCAAGATGGTCATCCTCAACGTCGACCATCCCGATGTCGAAGACTTCATCCAGTGCAAGGTCAAGGAAGAGCGCAAGGCCTGGAGCCTGATGCAGGCTGGCTACGACGGCTCCGGCCCCGACTCCGAGGCCTTCACCTCGATCTTCTTCCAGAATGCCAACAACTCCGTCCGCGTTACCGACGAGTTCATGCAGGCGGTCGAGAACGACGGCATGTTCACCACGCGCACCGTCAAGGACAAGCAGCCGGTCAAGGAGATCCGCGCTCGTGACCTGATGCACCAGATCGCCGAGGCCACCTGGCAGTGCGGCGATCCGGGCATGCAGTACGACACCACCATCAACCGCTGGCACACCAGCAAGAACACCGCGCGCATCAACGCCAGCAATCCCTGCTCGGAGTACATGTTCCTCGATGACTCCGCCTGCAACCTGGCCAGCTTTAACCTGCTGAAGTTCCTGACGCCCGGCGGCCAGTTCGATATTCCCAGCTATCGCCATGCGGTGGCTGTCCTTACCACCGCGATGGAGATCATCGTGGACGCGGCCGGCTACCCGACGGAGCAGATCGCAAAGAACTCGCATGACTACCGCCCGCTCGGTCTCGGTTATGCGAACCTCGGCGCGCTGCTGATGGATCGCGGCCTGCCTTACGATTCCGACGCCGGCCGTGCCTATGCCGCGACGTTGACCGCAATCCTCTGCGGCGACGCCTATGCCCAGTCGGCGCGTATCGCCGGCGACTGCCCGCCGCTCGGCGCAGCGACCCCGCTCACGCAGCAGACCGGCGTGCAGGGCGGCGCTTGCCCTGGCTTCTACGTCAATCGCGAGCCCTTCCTTGACGTCATCCGCATGCATCGCGCGGAGGTCAACAACATCGACAAGAGCTTGAAGTCGTCCAAGGAACCGTTTGTTGCGCCGCAGCTCGAAGAGCTCAAGGCCGCCAGCCAGAACGCCTGGGACACGGCGCTCGCGCTCGGCGAAAAGCACGGCTACCGCAACTCGCAGGTCACCGTGCTCGCGCCCACCGGCACCATCGGCTTCATGATGGACTGCGACACCACCGGCATCGAGCCCGACCTCGCGCTGGTCAAGTACAAGAAGCTGGTCGGCGGCGGCATGATCAAGATCGTGAACAACACGGTCCCCGGCGCGCTCTTCAAGCTTGGTTATAAGGAGTCCGAGGTCGAAGGCATCGTCAACTACATCGACGCGACCGGCACCATCGAAGGCGCACCGTCCCTCAAGCCGGAGCACCTCGCGGTGTTCGACTGCTCCTTCAAGCCCGCGAAGGGAACCCGCACGATCGCCTGGACTGGCCACGTCAAGATGATGTCGGCGACGCAGCCGTTCCTCTCGGGCGCGATCTCGAAGACGGTAAACCTGCCCAACGACTGCTCGGTGGACGACATCGCCGAGGCCTACACCGAGGCCTGGCGTCTCGGCCTGAAGGCGGTCGCGATCTACCGCGACAACTCCAAGGGCACCCAGCCGCTGAACGTCGCGGCGCAGACGGATGCCGATAAGAAGGGCACCTCTGTTGACTCGACTAAGGTGAACGAAGAGGTGACGATCTCCGCCGCCGCTCTCGCTGCCTCGCAGGCTGAGACTGCTACGGTGAAGCAGCAGGTTGCCGCGCTCGAAGCCAAGCTCACGGCGCTGCTGCTCTCCTCGACGCAGAACGCCGATGCGCTCGACGCACAGGCTCCGCCCCGTGCGATGCGCCACCGCCTGCCGGCGGAGCGGGCTTCGATCACGCACAAGTTCTCGCTCTCCGGTCACGAGGGTTATGTGACGGTCGGCCTCTACCCCAACGGCGTACCGGGTGAGATCTTCATCCGCATGGCAAAGGAGGGCTCGACGATCTCCGGTCTGATGGACTCGTTCGCGACGGCGATCTCGATGTGCCTGCAGCACGGCGTGCCGCTCAAGCTGCTCTGCGAGAAGTTCGCACACACCCGCTTCGAGCCCTCGGGCTGGACGGGCAACGAGCAGATCGGCTACGCGAAGTCGATCATGGACTACCTGTTCCGCTGGATGCAGCTGCGCTTCCTCAGCGGAACGCAGTTGGATCTCTTCGCGGGCCTCAAGCCTGCCTCTGACGCTGTCCTCTCGACCGGAGCGCCGCAGACTCCTGTATTTGCTTCTGCCCACGCTTCTGAGAGCGCCGAACCCGCCCAGCACACCATGCTCGGCGAAGCCTTCGAGCGCAACGACCGCACACCGCCGCAGCAGGGAATCGCTCCCGACCTGACGGCAAACTCCGGCCTCACGGCTGAGGGTGCAGGTCCAGGCATCCTCGCGACGGCGGATCGTGGCGTCTACCACGCTGCCGAAGCGATGAAGGATCTGTACGACATGGGCGATGCTCCTTCGTGCGGAACCTGCGGCAGCATTATGACGAGGAATGGGTCTTGCTATCGCTGCATGGAGTGCGGAAGCACGAGTGGTTGCAGCTAG
- a CDS encoding ABC transporter ATP-binding protein, which yields MTTFALQTHSLVKTYGTGRKQIRAVDGLSLNVPEGSIYGLLGRNSAGKTTTLRMAMGLARPTSGSIEVFGLNPAQDPERVKVLQQVGYVPEDKALTSSLTVHKLLELNRAFYPDTWSDALARKVCDRLELPFNTVLARASLGNKTKAALAAAIAQRSRLLILDEPTTGLDPVVLDSLLRLLVEDCTAEGRTIFLSTHQLPEIEQIADHIGIMDRGKVLLEGPLDDIRASFRRFTVTGAALPARSESILSTRKEAHATFYVVQRNPEAFAAELTRNGAEILDSSPLSLNEIFLELCRTAEGREEA from the coding sequence ATGACGACCTTCGCCCTCCAGACTCACTCCCTCGTCAAGACCTACGGCACCGGCCGCAAGCAGATTCGCGCGGTTGACGGCCTCTCGCTCAATGTTCCTGAAGGCTCCATCTACGGGCTGCTCGGCCGCAACAGCGCCGGCAAGACCACGACCCTTCGCATGGCAATGGGCCTCGCCCGACCCACCTCCGGCTCCATCGAGGTCTTCGGCCTCAACCCGGCCCAAGACCCCGAACGCGTCAAAGTGCTCCAGCAGGTCGGTTACGTCCCCGAAGACAAAGCCCTTACCAGCTCGCTTACCGTTCACAAGCTGCTTGAGCTTAACCGGGCCTTTTATCCCGATACCTGGTCCGACGCCCTCGCTCGCAAAGTCTGCGACCGTCTCGAGCTTCCATTCAATACCGTCCTGGCTCGTGCTTCGCTCGGCAACAAGACCAAAGCGGCGCTGGCTGCTGCCATCGCCCAGCGCTCACGACTGCTGATTCTTGACGAGCCTACGACGGGCCTCGACCCTGTTGTCCTGGACTCTCTACTGCGTCTCCTCGTGGAAGACTGCACCGCTGAAGGCCGCACGATCTTTCTCTCCACCCATCAGCTTCCCGAGATCGAACAGATCGCCGACCACATCGGCATCATGGATCGCGGCAAGGTTCTCCTCGAAGGCCCGCTCGACGACATTCGTGCCAGCTTCCGCCGCTTCACCGTGACCGGAGCCGCGCTTCCAGCTCGCAGCGAGTCGATCCTTAGTACGCGGAAAGAAGCTCACGCTACGTTCTACGTCGTGCAGCGCAATCCGGAAGCCTTTGCCGCTGAACTGACTCGCAACGGCGCTGAGATCCTCGACTCCAGCCCCCTCTCGCTCAACGAGATCTTCCTGGAGCTCTGCCGTACTGCTGAGGGGAGGGAGGAGGCATGA
- a CDS encoding GntR family transcriptional regulator — MLSLRISASSGVPVYLQLEQQIKQAIASGVLHAGDPLPSTRRTAADLRINPNTVARAFQNLEREGIIRTVPGGGTFVASLTALGPGLLKAEKLRRLRPHVAQLAVEASQLRLSSADLHKLLDSELQELEQSRRTHASPSSEDPAGNP, encoded by the coding sequence ATGCTGTCGCTGCGCATCTCCGCGAGCTCCGGTGTTCCTGTCTATCTGCAGCTGGAGCAGCAGATCAAGCAGGCGATCGCCTCCGGAGTCCTGCACGCCGGCGACCCGCTGCCTTCCACGCGCCGCACCGCCGCCGATCTCCGGATCAATCCCAACACCGTTGCTCGTGCTTTCCAGAACCTCGAACGCGAAGGCATCATTCGTACCGTGCCAGGCGGCGGAACCTTCGTTGCCAGCCTTACTGCTCTCGGGCCCGGCCTGTTGAAGGCCGAAAAGCTTCGCCGCCTGCGTCCTCACGTGGCTCAGTTGGCCGTCGAAGCTTCGCAGCTCCGCCTCTCCTCTGCCGACCTCCACAAGCTGCTCGACTCCGAGCTGCAGGAGCTCGAGCAGTCCCGCCGCACCCACGCCTCCCCCTCTTCTGAAGACCCAGCAGGAAATCCATGA